One window of the Sander lucioperca isolate FBNREF2018 chromosome 5, SLUC_FBN_1.2, whole genome shotgun sequence genome contains the following:
- the LOC116057874 gene encoding olfactory receptor 11A1-like: protein MINSTQVSYFTFGAYFNIGLFKYLFFLIIMCFYAVIICANLLLIVVICKNRSLHEPMYLFLCSLFVNELYGSTGLFPFLLVQILSDIHTIYAPFCFLQIYCLYTYAAIQFINLSIMSYDRYLAICYPLQYNTRMTYKKVAMLIAVTWLVPLIGVAVTISLSVPLQLCGNIINKVYCDNYLVVKLACSDTRVNNIYGLCYTVISIIIPLLLILYTYIKIFKVCYSGSKQTRQKAVSTCTPHLASLLNFSFSCLFEIVQSRFDMSNVPIMLRIILSLYFLTCQPIFNPLMFGLQMTKIRSLCKSLFFGKM, encoded by the coding sequence ATGATAAACTCTACACAGGTTTCATATTTCACTTTTGGTGCATACTTtaatattgggctttttaaatacttatttttcctgattattatgtgtttttatgCTGTAATAATTTGTGCCAATCTGTTGCTGATTGTGGTTATCTGTAAGAACAGAAGCTTACATGAACCTATGTACCTTTTTCTGTGCAGCCtgtttgtaaatgaactgtatggTAGTACAGGGTTGTTTCCATTCCTTCTGGTTCAGATCCTCTCTGACATTCACACTATTTATGCTCCcttctgtttcctgcagatttaTTGTTTGTATACTTATGCAGCTatacaatttattaatttatccaTCATGTCTTATGACAGATATCTTGCTATCTGTTATCCTCTGCAATATAACACACGTATGACATATAAAAAGGTTGCCATGCTTATTGCTGTAACATGGTTAGTCCCATTGATTGGAGTTGCTGTCACAATATCTTTGAGTGTTCCTTTACAGCTGTGTGGGAACATCATTAACAAAGTTTACTGTGATAACTACTTGGTTGTCAAACTGGCCTGCTCTGACACCAGAGTCAATAACATTTATGGACTCTGTTATACTGTCATCTCCATCATCATTCCTCTACTTTTAATCCTTTACACTTACATTAAAATCTTTAAAGTGTGTTATTCTGGTTCTAAACAGACCAGACAGAAAGCTGTCAGTACCTGCACACCTCACCTCGCTTCTCTGCTCAACTTTTCTTTTAGTTGTTTATTTGAAATAGTACAGAGCAGGTTTGATATGAGCAATGTACCCATTATGTTGCgtattattttgtcattatacTTTCTGACCTGCCAACCAATTTTTAACCCTTTAATGTTTGGTTTGCAAATGACTAAAATACGTAGCTTATGTAAAAGTCTTTTCTTTGGTAAAATGTAA
- the LOC116057875 gene encoding olfactory receptor 52D1-like: MVNATQVLFFTLSAFFDTGVFKYLYFIIIISLYIVIICANLLLIVVICMNRSLHEPMYLFLCSLFVNELYGSTGLFPFLLVQILSDIHTVSAPFCFLQIFCLYGYAAIQFHNLSILSYDRYLAICYPLQYNTRMTSNKVALLIALIWLFPFLAIAVLLSLSAPLQLCGNIINTIYCDNYSIVKLACSETRVNNLYGLIYTCLVVFGPLILILYTYIKILKVCYSGSKPTRQKAVSTCTPHLASLLNFSFGCFFQILQSRFDMSNVPMMLRNFLSLYFLTCQPIFNPLMYGLQMSKIRSLCKSLIFGKT, from the coding sequence ATGGTAAACGCTACGCAGGTTTTATTTTTCACACTAAGTGCCTTTTTTGACACCGGGgttttcaaatatttatattttattattatcatatctTTATATATTGTAATAATTTGTGCCAATCTTTTGCTGATTGTGGTTATCTGTATGAACAGAAGCTTACATGAACCTATGTACCTTTTTCTGTGCAGCCtgtttgtaaatgaactgtatggTAGTACAGGGTTGTTTCCATTCCTTCTGGTTCAGATCCTCTCTGACATTCACACTGTTTCTGCTCCgttctgtttcctgcagattttctgtttgtaTGGATATGCAGCTATACAATTTCATAATTTATCCATTCTGTCTTATGACAGATATCTTGCTATCTGTTATCCTCTGCAATATAACACACGTATGACATCTAACAAGGTTGCCCTGCTTATTGCTCTAATATGGTTATTCCCTTTTCTTGCAATTGCTGTCTTGTTATCTTTAAGTGCTCCTTTACAGCTGTGTGGGAACATCATTAACACAATTTACTGTGATAACTATTCTATTGTCAAACTGGCCTGCTCTGAAACTAGAGTCAATAACCTTTATGGCCTCATTTACACTTGTCTTGTAGTCTTTGGTCCTCTAATTTTAATCCTTTACACGTACATCAAGATCCTTAAAGTGTGTTATTCTGGTTCTAAGCCGACCAGACAGAAAGCTGTCAGTACCTGCACACCTCACCTCGCTTCCCTCCTCAACTTTTCTTTTGGTTGTTTCTTTCAAATATTACAGAGCAGGTTTGATATGAGCAATGTACCCATGATGTTGCGAAATTTTTTGTCATTATACTTTCTGACTTGCCAACCGATCTTCAACCCTTTAATGTATGGACTTCAAATGTCTAAAAtacgtagcctatgtaaaagtcTTATATTTGGTAAAACGTAA
- the LOC116057873 gene encoding olfactory receptor 11A1-like: MINSTQVSYFTFGGYFNIGLFKYLFFLIIMCLYAVIICANLLLIVVICMNRSLHEPMYLFLCSLFINELFGSTGLFPFLLVQILSDIHTVSAPFCFLQIFCVYAYAAVQFHNLSVMSYDRYLAICYPLQYNTQMTSIKVGVLIALTWIYPFVGVAVTTSLSAPLQLCGNIINTIYCDNYSIVKLACSETRVNNIYGLFITCLVVFGPLILILYTYIRILKVCFSGSKQTRQKALSTCTPHLASLLNFSFGSFFQILQSRFDMSSVPMMLRNLLSLYFLTCQPIFNPLMYGLQMSKIRSLCKSLVFVTLLLDPGPATSDTQPSPACPASRGAPLSLSCSASRGSQSSPSARSPPVIEPRCPQFPSPTVACSSWGNY; the protein is encoded by the exons ATGATAAACTCTACACAAGTTTCATATTTCACTTTTGGTGGATACTTTAATATTGGGCTCTTTAAATACTTATTTTTCCTGATTATTATGTGTCTTTATGCTGTAATAATTTGTGCCAATCTATTGCTGATTGTGGTTATCTGTATGAACAGAAGCTTACATGAACCTATGTACCTTTTCCTGTGCAGCCTGTTTATAAATGAACTGTTTGGTAGTACAGGGTTGTTTCCATTCCTTCTGGTTCAGATCCTCTCTGACATTCACACTGTTTCTGCTCCCTTTTGTTTCCTGCAGAttttctgtgtgtatgcatatgCAGCTGTACAATTTCATAATTTATCTGTCATGTCTTATGACAGATATCTTGCTATCTGTTATCCTCTGCAATATAACACACAAATGACATCCATCAAGGTTGGCGTGCTTATTGCTCTAACATGGATATACCCATTTGTTGGAGTTGCTGTCACAACATCTTTAAGTGCTCCTTTACAGCTGTGTGGAAACATCATTAACACAATTTACTGTGATAACTACTCTATTGTTAAACTGGCCTGCTCTGAAACTAGAGTCAATAACATTTATGGACTCTTTATCACTTGTCTTGTAGTCTTTGGTCCTCTCATTTTAATCCTTTACACGTACATCAGGATccttaaagtgtgtttttctgGTTCTAAACAGACCAGACAGAAAGCTCTCAGTACCTGCACACCTCACCTCGCTTCTCTACTCAACTTTTCTTTTGGTTCTTTCTTTCAAATATTACAGAGCAGGTTTGATATGAGCAGTGTACCCATGATGTTGCGAAATCTTTTGTCATTATACTTTCTGACCTGCCAACCAATCTTTAACCCTTTAATGTATGGACTTCAAATGTCTAAAATACGTAGCTTATGTAAAAGTCTTGTCTTTG TTACCTTGTTGCTGGACCCTGGCCCAGCCACCAGTGACACTCAGCCTTCGCCAGCCTgcccggcctccagaggggctCCGCTTTCGCTGTCCTGCTCGGCCTCCAGAGGAAGTCAGTCTTCGCCGTCTGCCCGCAGCCCCCCGGTCATTGAGCCCCGCTGTCCTCAGTTCCCAAGCCCCACCGTTGCCTGTTcttcttgggggaattactag